In one window of Shewanella goraebulensis DNA:
- the fliF gene encoding flagellar basal-body MS-ring/collar protein FliF, with the protein MPTTLTQPNQPVTDVGEKASPFKTIKEKWTSFNQGDKQVAVLAIFAIVVACVIVLMLWTASQGYRPLYGSQEKVETAQIIEVLETEGISYRLDTNSGLVLVPEDRLGKARMILAARGVKAQMPMGMESLGDSGIGTSQFMEQAKYRYSLEGELSRTIMALRAVRTARVHLAIPKKTLFIRQQPELPSASVMLDLYAGSNIQSEQVESIVNLVAGSVTGMTAEQVQVVDQQGNHLSSALTLNNDITQARDRQLKYTHELEQNLINRASSMLMPILGQENFQVQVAAQVNFNQVEETNESLDPQSVMRTEQQSSNEVNGDMAMGIPGALANQPPAPAVEGEDNNQRRNLTQQTNRNFDVGRTVTHTRFQQMQLENISVSVLLNNQAAGENGWTQAQLDSMSSMVQDAIGFAAVRGDQFSINSFDFAPVRIAEFQPMPWWQTEGYESYLRYFIGLLLGIGLIFFVLRPLVRHLTKTVDLSALKDVEEEKENYQYQETSNAKLASSSDDAQSLADELMGLGQPQADDDLMSIGLPETSSPLKVKMEHLSVLAEKEPARVAEVIAHWISDKDAKQQ; encoded by the coding sequence ATGCCTACAACTCTTACTCAACCAAACCAACCCGTTACTGATGTTGGTGAGAAAGCATCGCCATTTAAGACGATAAAAGAGAAATGGACTAGCTTTAACCAAGGTGACAAACAAGTCGCTGTATTAGCTATTTTTGCCATTGTAGTGGCTTGTGTCATCGTATTAATGCTATGGACAGCCAGTCAAGGTTATCGCCCGCTATATGGCAGCCAAGAAAAAGTTGAGACGGCGCAAATTATTGAAGTGCTTGAAACTGAAGGAATTAGCTATCGCCTTGATACCAATTCTGGTTTAGTACTCGTACCTGAAGATAGATTGGGTAAAGCAAGAATGATCTTGGCAGCTCGTGGCGTTAAAGCTCAAATGCCTATGGGGATGGAGTCGCTTGGGGACTCAGGCATAGGCACGAGCCAATTTATGGAGCAAGCTAAATATCGCTATAGTTTAGAGGGCGAGTTATCTCGCACTATTATGGCTTTACGCGCAGTGAGAACAGCGCGAGTACATCTTGCTATCCCTAAAAAGACCTTATTTATTCGTCAGCAACCTGAGTTGCCTTCAGCTTCAGTCATGCTAGACCTTTATGCGGGCAGCAATATTCAATCTGAACAAGTGGAATCGATTGTAAATTTAGTGGCAGGTAGCGTCACAGGCATGACAGCTGAGCAAGTGCAAGTCGTTGACCAGCAAGGTAATCATTTAAGTTCAGCATTAACGCTCAACAATGACATCACCCAAGCCCGTGACCGTCAGCTTAAATATACTCACGAGCTTGAACAAAACTTAATCAACCGCGCATCTAGCATGTTAATGCCTATTTTGGGTCAAGAAAATTTCCAAGTACAAGTTGCAGCCCAAGTTAACTTTAACCAAGTTGAAGAAACAAACGAGTCTTTAGATCCACAATCTGTGATGCGTACTGAGCAGCAAAGCTCTAATGAAGTTAACGGTGATATGGCCATGGGTATTCCTGGTGCGTTAGCTAACCAGCCGCCAGCCCCTGCTGTTGAAGGTGAAGACAATAACCAACGTCGTAATTTAACCCAGCAAACCAATCGTAATTTCGACGTTGGTCGCACCGTCACCCATACTCGTTTCCAGCAAATGCAGTTAGAGAATATTTCGGTTTCTGTACTGCTTAACAACCAAGCCGCTGGCGAAAATGGCTGGACTCAAGCACAACTAGACTCGATGAGTTCTATGGTGCAAGACGCTATTGGCTTTGCGGCAGTTCGTGGCGATCAATTCAGTATCAATAGCTTTGACTTTGCTCCAGTAAGAATCGCTGAATTCCAGCCAATGCCTTGGTGGCAAACTGAAGGGTATGAATCTTATCTTCGCTACTTTATCGGACTATTGCTCGGTATCGGATTAATCTTCTTTGTCTTGCGTCCGCTAGTACGTCACTTAACCAAGACCGTTGATTTAAGTGCGCTTAAAGACGTGGAAGAAGAAAAAGAAAATTACCAATATCAAGAAACCAGTAACGCGAAATTGGCCAGCAGCAGTGATGACGCTCAATCCCTTGCAGATGAACTGATGGGTCTAGGTCAACCGCAAGCAGATGATGACTTAATGAGTATTGGGTTACCTGAAACCAGCTCTCCACTGAAAGTGAAAATGGAACACCTTAGCGTGCTAGCAGAAAAAGAACCGGCACGCGTTGCTGAAGTCATCGCTCACTGGATCAGCGATAAAGACGCTAAACAACAGTAA
- the fliE gene encoding flagellar hook-basal body complex protein FliE, which translates to MVNTPMVNVQSMMDQMNVHSEMAKGAIKVAANPRDFGTQTPSFTELMEQKVAAVNTDQNTSSALMRAVDSGESDDLVGAMVASQKASLSFSTMIQIRNRLVQAFDEVMKMPI; encoded by the coding sequence ATGGTGAATACACCTATGGTGAACGTTCAATCTATGATGGATCAGATGAATGTGCATTCAGAAATGGCCAAGGGGGCTATCAAAGTCGCTGCAAACCCGCGGGACTTTGGCACACAAACACCCTCTTTTACAGAATTAATGGAACAAAAAGTCGCAGCCGTAAACACCGACCAAAATACATCCTCCGCATTAATGCGCGCCGTAGATAGTGGCGAAAGTGATGATCTAGTTGGCGCTATGGTTGCTTCTCAAAAAGCCAGCTTATCTTTTTCAACCATGATCCAAATTCGTAACCGCTTAGTGCAAGCCTTTGATGAAGTGATGAAAATGCCTATTTAA
- a CDS encoding sigma-54 interaction domain-containing protein: MKQQYSIQLVDTQISEAGATLLLKHGFQLWNTPQTQPWLNLVNLSDCEPEQVAQRLAMYPSNNQIALLDPEQTELAGIAMQSGVQDYLLLPIDNLQLISLLNRLKTLDKTDSEIIASSAVSRQLLMLAQRAAVTNATVLLTGESGTGKEPLARYIHRHSSRADAPFISINCAAIPESILESILFGHVKGAFTGAVNDQPGKFEQANGGTLLLDEIGEMPILLQAKLLRVLQEREVERLGSHKSISLDIRVIASTNKDLRLAVDNGEFRQDLFYRLDVLPLKITPLRQRREDILPIAEHFLAIYHNNNTEQTCYFSDQARNLLLSHDWSGNVRELENTIQRALVMRRGQAIQVAELGIEQAQSPQLATQESGLKGSKRQAEFQYILDTLKRFNGQRNLTADSLGMTTRALRYKLAQMREQGIDIELALGKVA; encoded by the coding sequence ATGAAGCAGCAATATTCAATTCAATTAGTTGATACCCAGATATCTGAAGCGGGTGCCACATTGCTGTTAAAACATGGGTTTCAACTTTGGAATACACCGCAAACTCAGCCTTGGCTTAATTTGGTTAACTTATCAGATTGTGAGCCTGAACAAGTCGCTCAACGATTAGCCATGTATCCAAGCAATAATCAAATTGCCTTGCTAGATCCTGAACAAACTGAACTCGCTGGGATTGCCATGCAGTCAGGTGTGCAAGATTATTTATTATTACCTATTGATAATCTGCAGCTTATTTCTTTACTGAATCGCCTCAAAACCTTAGATAAAACAGATTCTGAGATTATTGCTTCATCTGCGGTGAGTCGCCAATTATTGATGCTAGCTCAACGCGCTGCAGTCACTAATGCCACCGTATTGCTAACTGGCGAGAGTGGTACAGGTAAAGAGCCGCTAGCTCGATATATTCATCGTCACTCGAGCCGCGCTGATGCACCGTTTATTTCAATCAATTGCGCCGCAATCCCAGAAAGCATTTTAGAGTCGATTTTGTTTGGCCATGTTAAAGGCGCTTTTACTGGTGCAGTCAACGATCAACCAGGCAAATTCGAACAAGCTAACGGCGGCACCCTATTACTCGATGAAATAGGCGAAATGCCAATACTACTGCAAGCAAAATTACTACGCGTACTACAAGAGAGAGAAGTGGAACGTTTAGGTAGCCATAAATCTATTTCTTTAGATATTCGCGTGATTGCGTCAACCAATAAAGATTTGCGACTGGCGGTAGATAACGGAGAGTTTAGACAAGATCTATTCTATCGCCTTGATGTGTTGCCATTAAAAATCACCCCATTACGCCAGCGCCGCGAAGATATATTGCCCATTGCTGAACATTTCTTAGCGATTTACCACAATAACAACACCGAGCAGACCTGTTATTTCAGCGATCAAGCGCGAAACTTACTACTGAGCCATGATTGGAGCGGTAATGTCAGAGAATTAGAAAACACGATTCAACGTGCTTTAGTCATGCGCCGCGGCCAAGCAATACAAGTTGCCGAGCTTGGTATTGAACAAGCACAATCGCCCCAATTAGCTACCCAAGAATCGGGACTTAAAGGCTCAAAACGTCAAGCTGAGTTCCAATATATTCTCGATACCTTAAAGCGCTTTAACGGCCAACGAAATCTCACCGCAGATTCCTTAGGCATGACGACCCGAGCGCTGCGCTACAAGCTGGCTCAAATGCGAGAACAAGGCATTGATATTGAACTTGCTCTTGGAAAAGTGGCTTAA